CCAGCAAACGCACAGAAACGACCGCTACGCTTTCTGCACATATTGGAGAAGGTGAACCGTGCGACCGGGATACGAACATGGTTAATCTGAGCATTAGCCGAGATGACATTGGTGTGATCGTCTGGTCTCTGCATTCGCTGTGTTACGACAAGCATATTGAGGCCTGCAAGGCTGCTGAATATGGTGATCTTGCGCGTGCTGCCAAGTTGCGCGGTGACGTGGTTGAGTTGGAAGCCTTGGTCGGTCGTCTTTTTCGCAGTAGTTGGGACGCTTTTTAATGGCCCGCAAACGCCTTAAATCGCCCGGCCTGACGCCCGCTGAGAAAATTGACCTCGGACGGCTCACGGCTGACCAGATCGCCAAAATCGAAGGGCAGGTTACGTTTGCGCTAGGCGAGGAAAACATGACGCGCGTCGCGCTCATGGATGCTTTGCCAGTCGACACCCGGCCTCACGTCGATTCTTGGCTGTTGGGCCTGACCGGCGAAGCAAAAGCCGCCCGCATGTCCGACTTTATGCAAGCTGCGCACCGGGCTGCGGCCTTGGTGGGGCGCGAAGCGCCGCACAAGGATGCGGGCCGGTCGCATGAGACCCCCACTAGTAACACGGGGAGAACTCAAAATTCACCCGATGCCCCCACTATCAAACTCGTTGTGGGTACGGATGGCGAGATCAAGGAATATCCGGTGCGGCGAGGGTGGGGCGGTGATGCCTCATTTATCGATTGGGTATCGTTCACGGTCCATCGCGACACATTCAAATCCTTCGCATCGTTTCTCGAAACCGATGATGACTATGTGCTGGCCTATAGCCCGGTGCTTGAGCATATTTTCGGGTTCGGCGTAACCGCCAAACGTACCAACGGCGCGCAATTCTTCAAGGCCTCGTTTGACCTTGGCGATATGTACGGCCTCGTCTGCATTGGCGGTGCCAAGCAACACGGCAAAATCCTTGTTTCCCTGAGCGGGAAGGGCTGTGCTGCGGCCAAAGAGGGTTGGGAACAACGCCTGGTCGATTTTCTGGAAGACCAAGCGGATCAACCCAAAATCACCCGTATCGATCTGGCTTATGACGACTACATGGGTGAGTTGTACTCGGTCGATAAAGCGTTTGATGACTTCAAAACGGGCTTGTATCAGACCTATCGCGGCAACGGCCCTCAGTGTGAACACTTGGGTAACTGGTACCGCCCAAATGGCAAGGGTCGCACCTTCTGCGTTGGCCTGCGTCGATCCGGCAAATATGGCCGTATCTATGAGCGGGGCAAGAAAGAGGGCTGCAAAGCATCGGAATGGGTGCGCGTCGAAATCGAACACAAAGCGATTGATCGCATTCTGCCGTTCGACATGCTTTTGCAGCCGGGTGCATATCTTGCGGGCAGCTATCCGGCGCTCCAGTGGATCAGCGAAGCGCAATCACGCATTGCCACAACCAAGCTTGAGCTTGAGATCAATGTCGAAAAGGCTATGGAGTGCATCAAGCACCAATACGGCAAATACATTGGCACCTTTGTTCACCTGCTCGGCGCTGAGAAATTCATTCAGCTCGCATCTAAAGAAGGCGTACCTCAACGCCTGAAAGTACCGACTCACACCCTGAGTCCGGCCCCGCTCACGCTGGCCGACCGGCACTCTCTCCCGAATTGCGATCTCAAAACCGGCGAACCACGCTGGAACGAAAACATTCCATTTTCAGCCACCACTACTACGCAAGCGCCTTGGTGGGTTACGGCTTCAGACGGCGCTCATTGAATAAGTGACTAGTCACTAAAGGAAAAGCCATGCGTTTCAAAACCAATGCAACCGTTGTCGGTATCAAGATGTTCAAGGGTGATGTTGAAGGTCAGGCATACGACAACACCACGGTATTTGCGCTGATGGAACAGGATGAAACCAAGGGTACGGCTAAGGGCTTTGCCGTGTCGGATTTCAAATACCCATCGTCCGAACTGTTCCAGCAATACAAGGGCGTGAAGTTCCCGGCTCAAGCCGAACTGGAACTGGAACTGGTCAGTAACGGCAAGGTGCAAAAAACGGTTTTGGTGGGCGTGCGGTTTGCCGGTGCTGTGAACGTCAATGACGGCACGGTTTCCAAGGCGGCCTGATTATGAGCGTCGTTCCGGCTTTCTACGTACAGGATATTGAATCCGGCTACTTCATGAGGTCGGACGGCGAGGGCGGTATTGATTACGTGCCGCTGATTACGGACGCGGAATTTTTCGATGATCGCCAATCGGCCATTGATACGGCGGTTGACTGCCTGAATGGTTGGGTCATTTTCGAGTGCTGGAAAACAGCCTGATGCCTGCCTGCCTGCAAGTGGTCGCATCTCAACCCGCAATGGTTACTGCGGATACGCCTGACCAGTGTTCCGGCTACGTGCTTGTGACCGGGACCGAATACCAGAATTTGCAAGCCGTCGCTTCCATCTGGCAAGTGCCCGATACCGGCGATTTGCAAACCGCGTTCATGTCCAGTTTTACGTTGGTCATGGTCGCTTATCTCTCGGCTTGGGCATATGCCCAGCTTATTAACTTTCTTTCGGAGAAATAAAAATGCTTAAGAAAAACTCGGCAATTGCTTTGTACGCAACTCTGGCTGCTGGATTTGGCACTGTCGCTGCTGGCGCAAATGCTGCTGGTACCGGTCTGGATTTCAGTGCCATTACTGGCGCAATTGATGCCTCTACGATTGTTGCTGCAATTTCGGCTATCGCTGCAATCAAGATTCTGCCGGGCGTTGCCAAGTGGGGTTACAACAAGGTTATCGGCTGGTTTGGTGGTTAATTCCGGCGCTTCAGACGGGGGCTTCGGCCCCTGTTTTTATTGGTGAGGTGCGTAATGGCTTGGCTACTGATTTTCTTTTTATTGGGTCTGCTTGTCGCCGGTGCAGTTGTATACGGCTTCAAAAAATGAAAGCGCTATTGCTGGTTTTGTTATTGGCGGGCTGTGCCACTGATTCGCAATTGACGGAGCATAAACGTGATGAATATATCGCTTGGGATAAAAAGATTACTGATTGCGTTTATCGTATTGGGTGGCCTTGTTATTAGCTCTTCCGCTTTTGCCCGTCAGGTCTGCCCGGATTGCTGGGGGGAGCCCGGTGGCAAAACCAAGGGTCCGACGCCTGTCCAGTCGGCGACAACAATGAGTAGTGATAACGCTCATACCTACAATTGGACGCTCAAGTCTGCATCGCCGAGCGGCGCTGTTTATTCCATTACTGATACGTGGCAAAGCTGCCGTTATAACCCCGGCGGCGACCCTATTTGCACCCCGAACACGTCTACCTCTGATGCAGGTACTAGTGTTCAGTGCACCACTACGTATCCTCTTTTTGATACGTCTACTTATGAGTGTTACAACAATTCGGCTGCTCCGCCTCAAACTTGCTCTTCTAAAGATGGGACTTCAGCCGGTAAAAAGTACGTTCCAATTGCAGGCTCCTCCGTGTCAAACGGTGCGGCCAACATTACGAATTCCGGCGCGTTTAATTCTCAACTTGCCTCTGGCCTAAGCTCCAATATCGGCGGTTGTGAAGCTCAGGAAGTGCAGTGTGATGTTGATGCGACCACTGGGGGCTACGCGGCTTATTCTGGTACCGGTGACACGCAAGCCTATTACAGCTGCCAGATGCGCTATACGGGCGATGATGGTGCAGGTGCCGACATCACCTATGCGACCCCAGCCAGTGACGCTAAGTCAGCTCCTCCGGCGAAGTCTCAGGATTGCCCTGTTGGTACCAGCTTTTCTACCATTGGATCGGGTTCTGACAAGCTTTCTGGTTGTGTGGCGGATAATCCGGCCGCTTCACCTACGAGCTGCCCGGCTGGGACTTCTTTTTCTACTGTCGGGTCCGGTTCCGGTGCGATTTCGGGGTGTCTCGCCACGCCGAGCAATACACCTGCCACTTCTGCGGCTGATTGCCCTCCGGGTTCGCTGTTCGGACAAATGGGTAATCTTTCGGGGTGCCTTGTTTCTCCGACGACTACTGATAGCACTTTGACGAATCGTGTTCCCGGTACGAATACAAATAGTTCGCTTCCGCCAGGCACTACGGCGTGCCTTTCTAATTGCACGAGCAATCCAAAATCCAATTCTTCGAGTCCGACGCCTACGCCCACCACGCCTACGCCTACACCGTGCCCGACCGGGCAAACGTGCACTGATACACCAGGCGATTCAAAGGTGGGTGCAAATGCGCCGGATAAAGGGTCTTTTTATACGCCCGGTACGGATAAGCTAAATGATGTGTTTTCGGATTTTTCGAAGAATATGCAGCAAAGCCCGATTCTCTCGGGTGCATCGGGTTTCTTTAATTTCAGTGGCGGGGGTAGTTGTCCCACGTGGACTATTCCATCCGTTCATATGCCGTTTGGCTCTTTACCTTCAATCTATATTGATCAGTTTTGCGGGCCAGCTGCGCAATCAATGTACGCAATTATCAAAGTGGTTTTGCTTTGCGTGGCTACGTTTTTTGCCTTTCGCTGGGCGATTCTGTAAGGGGTAAATGATGGATTGGTCTTGGCTGAGTGAAAAACTCGACAATCTTGGTAATTGGTTTTTGCTGGTTATCAAGGCTGTTTTTGCTGCGCTGGCTGATTTCATTGGCGATATGTTTATCGCCATTGTCAAAGCGTTGCTTGGCGCAATTCTGTTTTTGTTTCAATCGTTGCCCGCACCTTCTTTTTTGAATGGTGGTATGTCCGGCGTAACCGGCATGCTGCCTGATTACCTTGTTTATTTTTTGACCGTAACCGGTTTTGGTCAGGCAATGGCAATTTTGGGTACTGGCGTCGCTTTTCGTCTTTTGCGTAAGGTCGTTACCTTGGGGCAATGGTAAATGTTTACCTTTCATGAGGGTTTGCCGGGTCATGGCAAAACGTGGGAAGCCGTGGTTTATCACATCCTTCCGGCCATATCGAAACAGCGGAAAGTGTTCACCAATATTCGCGGCATGGACCATGGCAAGGTGTCAGAACTGACCGGCGTCCATGTGGATCGTGTTTCGGAATTGCTGGTGCAAATCGAATGGGACGATACGCGTCGCATTGACAAGCTGGTCGAAAATGACGCCTTGGTGGTGATTGATGAGTTGCAGGATTTCTGGCCCGCAAAAGGGCAGGTGAGTCCCGAGATAACTGAGTTTGTGACTCAGCACCGTCACCGTGGGCTTGATCTCGTGGCCATGGGTCAGGATTTGCGCGACTGCCATGCGCTCTGGAAGCGCCGCGTAGAA
This genomic interval from Silvimonas soli contains the following:
- a CDS encoding replication initiation factor domain-containing protein, with protein sequence MARKRLKSPGLTPAEKIDLGRLTADQIAKIEGQVTFALGEENMTRVALMDALPVDTRPHVDSWLLGLTGEAKAARMSDFMQAAHRAAALVGREAPHKDAGRSHETPTSNTGRTQNSPDAPTIKLVVGTDGEIKEYPVRRGWGGDASFIDWVSFTVHRDTFKSFASFLETDDDYVLAYSPVLEHIFGFGVTAKRTNGAQFFKASFDLGDMYGLVCIGGAKQHGKILVSLSGKGCAAAKEGWEQRLVDFLEDQADQPKITRIDLAYDDYMGELYSVDKAFDDFKTGLYQTYRGNGPQCEHLGNWYRPNGKGRTFCVGLRRSGKYGRIYERGKKEGCKASEWVRVEIEHKAIDRILPFDMLLQPGAYLAGSYPALQWISEAQSRIATTKLELEINVEKAMECIKHQYGKYIGTFVHLLGAEKFIQLASKEGVPQRLKVPTHTLSPAPLTLADRHSLPNCDLKTGEPRWNENIPFSATTTTQAPWWVTASDGAH